TCATCCCGGGCGCGAAGGCGGTCGCCGAGATCCGCGAGCTCCGCGCGGCGGAGGGCGGCGACCTCCTGGTCATAGGCAGCCCGACCCTGGCCCGCACCCTCCTCCAGGAAGGGCTCGTCGACGAACTCGTCCTGATCGTCATGCCGGTCCTCCTCGGCGGCGGAAAGACGATCTTCCCCGCCGACGGCGCCAAGCACCCTCTGGAACTGGTCTCCACGACCACCAGCAGCACGGGCGCGAACGTCTGTGTGTACCGGGTGGGGGAGCAGAGCTGACCGGGCGGAATCGGCACAGCCGATTTGCCGATACCGCAAGAGAGGTGGCGGTTCGGCCGTGTGTCGGAGCAGGCTGACGGCACCCCGGAAGAGAGGCTCACCGTCATGGGACAGCACCACCACGGCCAGGATCCGCACCGGCACGGACAGCAGTGCGAGCGGGGCCACGATCACGGCGGCCACCACCACACCGATCTCGACTGGGCCGAGCTGGCCGAGTATCTGGTGGGGCAGGCGGAGCTGTTCGCGCCGCTGAACCGGCAGGCCGCCGCCTGGCTCGCCACGCGGCAGCCCGAGCCGGGGCTGGTCGTCGACGTCGGCAGCGGCCCGGGGGTCGTGAGCTGTCTGCTCGCCGAGGAGTTCCCCGGCGCCCGGGTCGTCGCCCTGGACGGCTCCGGGCCCCTGCTGGAGCGGGCGCGGGCCCGCGCGGAAGAGCTCGGCCTCACGGACCGGTTCGACACCCTGGAGGCCGAACTGCCGGACGGGCTGGGCGACTTGGACTACCCGGCCGACCTGATGTGGGCCAGCCGCAGTCTGCACCACCTCGGCGACCAGCGCGCCGCCCTCGCCGCCTTCGCCGAACGTCTGGCGCCCGGCGGCACGCTGGCCATCGTGGAGGGCGGGCTGCCCAGCCGGTTCCTGCCGCGTGACCTCGGCATCGGCCGCCCCGGCTTGCAGTCCCGGATCGACGCGGCGGAGGACCGGTGGTTCACCGAGAGAATGCGGACCTCGGTGCCCGGGAGCGTCGCGGAGACCGAGGACTGGCCGGGGCTCCTCACCGCCGTGGGCCTGCGCGACGCCACGTCCCGCACCTTCCTGCTGGACCTCCCGGCCCCGGTCTCCGACGCCGCCCGCGCGTACGCCGTCAGCCAGTTCCAGCGCGCCCGGGGAACGCTCGCGGACTTCCTGGACGCGGCCGACCTCGCCACGGTCGACCGTCTCCTCGACCCCGACGACAAGGCGAGCGTGCACCACCGCACGGACCTGTTCGTCCTCGCGGCCCACACGGTGCATGTCGCCCGGCGGTGAGCACCCCGGACGCCCGCTGAAGTCCCCCTGCGCTCAAGGCGCTTGACTTCGAGAGTGCTCCAAGTGATGGACTCCGCACGTCGGCCGGGGCTCACTCGGTCGGCCGGAACCAAGGGGGATCTCATGACCGACGCTCCAGTGGCGCTCATCACCGGCGGATCCAGCGGTATCGGAGCCGCTGTCGCCCGGCAGTTGCTCGACCTCGGCCACCGGGTCGCCGTCACCGGCCGCAGCACGGACCGGTTGCGGGCGTTCGCCGCCGAACTCGGGTCGCCGGAAGGGCTGTTGACCCTTCCGGGGCACGCGGCCGAATACACGGACGTGCGGGCGGCGGTGGACGCCACGCTGAAGGAGTTCGGGCGGATCGACACCGTCCTCGCCAACGCCGGCTTCGGCACCCACGACACGGTCGCCGAGGGTGATCCGGCGGGATGGCCGGAGATGGTGCTGACCAACGTGCTCGGCCCCGCCCTGCTCATCCGGGCGTCCATCGACGCCCTCAAGGAGACCCGGGGCCGCATCATGCTGGTCGGCAGCGTCGCGGGCTTCATCCACGGCCCCGGCAACATCTACGGGGCGACCAAGTGGGCCGTCACCGGGCTCGCCGAGAACACACGGCGGCAGGTCACGGAGTGGGGGGTGGGGGTCACGCTGATCGCGCCCGGCCGGGTGGAGACCCCGTTCTGGGACAGCTACGGCAGTCTGCCGCCCGGCCATCTCCTGACCGCCGACCAGATCGCCGACTCCGTCGTCTGGGCGATCCGCCAGCCGGCCGGGGTGGACATCAACACCGTGGTCGTACGGCCGATCGGGCAGCCGGTCTGAGCGCGGACTGCCGGTCCGAGCACGACGAGACCGCCGTCGGACGGCTTCCGGCGGCGGTCTCGTGGCGTCTCGGCGAGCGGCGCCCGGCCGACGGGTGCCGGCCGGCGGCCCTGTCTCAGGCCTGGTTGAACGTCGCCGGGTCCGGGCCGATGCGACGGTCCTCGTTCAGCGCGCTGATCGCGGCGATGTCCTCGGTGTCCAGGGAGAAGTCGAAGACCTCGATGTTCTCCTTGATGCGGGACGGGGTCACGGACTTGGGGATGACCACGTTGCCCAGCTGGAGGTGCCAGCGGAGCACCACCTGGGCGGGGGTGCGGCCGTGCTTCTGTGCGATCGCGATGATCGCCGGGACCTCCAGGAGCCCCTTGCCCTGGCCGAGCGGCGACCAGGCCTCGGTGGCGATGCCCTGCTCCGCGTGGTACGCGCGGGCGGCGAGCTGCTGGAGGTGCGGGTGCAGCTCGATCTGGTTGACGGCCGGGATGACGTTCGTGGCCTCGATCAGCGTCTCGAGGTGCTCCGGAAGGAAGTTGGAGACACCGATCGCCTTCGCGCGGCCGTCGGCGTAGAGCTTCTCGAACGCCTTGAACGTGTCGACGAACGTGCCCCGGGCCGGCAGCGGCCAGTGGATCAGATACAGATCCACGTACTCAAGGCCGAGCTTGTCCAGGGACTCGTCGAAGGCGCGCAGGGTGGAGTCGTAGCCCTGGTCGCTGTTCCAGAGCTTGGTGGTGACGAAGAGGTCCTTGCGGGCGACGCCGGCCTTGGCGAGGGCCTTGCCGGTGCCCTCCTCGTTGCCGTAGATCGCGGCGGTGTCGATGCTCCGGTAGCCGGCCTCCAGGGCGGTGGTGACCGCCTGCTCGGCCTCGTCGTCCGGCACCTGCCACACGCCGAAGCCCAGCTGGGGCATCTCGACGCCGTTGTTCAGGATGATCGGGGGGACCTTGCTGCTCACGAGCTCTCGATCCTTTAAGTCGTCGGGTGGTACTTCCCATCGTCAACGATCACGGCGTGCGATGCATTCCTGAGCGGCTCGCTCGCACCCCGAATCGCAGATTGGCCGGAAATGGATCCGGTGGTTCAAGCGTATCGGTCTGGACCATTGACCGGACACGGTCACGCGAGGAGTCTGTCGTAGCTGTAGCGCACGTCGGTGAATGGCAATCACATACGTGAATGGATGGCTCATGACCCCCACCCGAAGGAACGTCCTCGGCGCCGCGCTCGGCGGCGCCGCGGCGGCCGCCGTCGGACTGTCGGCCCCCGCCGCGCACGCCGCCACCTGGCAGTTGAAGTGGTCCCCCTCGGCGAGCGCCGACGGACTGCGCGCCTTCGAGACCCTCGAGGACGACCGCGCCGACTCCCACACCTCCGCCGCCCCGCACATCTACGCCACCGGTGACACCTGGCGGTTCGACATGCACACCGTCGACCGGGACACCTCCACCGACCGTCAGCGCCACGAGGTCACCGGGCTGCGGACCGGCAGCGGCTTCCTGCGCTGGACCGAGGGGCAGACCTGGCGCGTCACCTACCAGATGTACATCCCGACCTCGCTGAAGGCGACCACCAGCTTCACGCACATCATGCAGATGAAGCAGCCGGGAGCCGGCACCTCGCCCCTGGTCGTGCAGTCACTGCGCCGGGTGAACGGCGCCCAGACCATCGAACTGAAGCTGCCGATCGACGACATCCTCGTCGGCCGCACCGATCTGGCGCCCCTGCACAACTCCTGGGTCGACGTCGACTTCCAGGTCAAGGTCGGCAACGGCTCGGCCGGTTCGGTGCGCTGGATCCTCAAGAAGGGCTCGACCACGCTCATCGACGTCTCGCGCACCGGCGTCGACACCTTCCTCGCGGACCGGCTGCGCCCCAAGTGGGGCATCTACCGCTCGCTGGGCGACACGTCGGGTTCCCTGCAGAACTGCCATCTGCTGCTGCGGAACATGCGGGGCTACCAACTGGTCTGACAGGCAAGGCGGTTGAGCGGGCTCACGCCCGGTACAGCGCCTCGACCTCGGTGGCGTACGCCTTCTCGATCGCCTTCCGCTTCAGCTTCAGCGACGGCGTCAACAGACCGTGCTCCTCGGTGAACTGGTGGGCGAGGATGCGGAACGTACGGATCGACTCGGCCTGCGAGACCAGGGTGTTGGCGGCGACCACCGCCCGCCGCACCTCGGTCTCCAGCTCCGGGTCGCGCACCAGCTCGGCCGCCGACAGCTTCACCTTGTTGTGCATCTGCAGCCAGTGCTCGACGGCCTCCCCGTCCAGGGTGACCAGAGCGGCGATGTACGGGCGGTCGTTGCCGACGACGATGCACTGGGCGACCAGCGGATGGTCGCGCACCCGCTCCTCCAGGATCGCGGGCGAGACGCTCTTGCCGCCCGAGGTCACCAGGATCTCCTTCTTGCGCCCGGTGATGGTGAGATAGCCGTCCTCGTCGAGGGAGCCCAGGTCCCCGGTGGCGAGCCAGCCGTCGTGCAGGGTCTCGTCGGTGGCCTTCTGGTTGTTGAGGTAGCCCTGGAAGACATTGGGGCCGCGCAGCCAGATCTCGCCGTCGTCCGCGATGTGCACCGTCATGCCGGGAATGGCCTGGCCGACGGTGCCGTACCGGGTGCGCTCCGGCGGGTTGGCGGTCGCGGCCGCCGTGCACTCCGTCAGGCCGTAACCCTCGAAGATGTGGACGCCGGCGCCGGCGAAGAACAGGCCGAGCCGGCGGTCCATCGCCGAGCCGCCGGACATCGCGTACTTGATCCGGCCGCCCATGGCCTCCCGGATCTTGCCGTAGACCACCTTGTCGAAGAACTGGTGCTGCATCCGCAGGCCCGCCGACGGGCCGGGCCCGATGCCCCAGGCCTTGGCCTCCATCGCGTCGGCGTACTTCACGGCGACCTCGACGGCCTTCTCGAACGGTCCGGCCCTGCCCTCGCGTTCGGCCTTGCGCCGGCTCGCGTTGAAGACCTTCTCGAAGATGTACGGCACGGCGAGGAAGAACGTCGGCCTGAACGCGGCGAGGTCGGGCAGCAGGACGGCCGCGTTGAGCTGCGGCTGATGGCCGAACTTCACCTTCCCCCGGATGCCCGCGACCTGCACCATCCGGCCGAAGACATGCGCGAGCGGCAGGAACAGCAGGGTCGCCGCCTCGTCGCCCTTGCGGGACTTGAACAGCGGCGCCCAGCGCTCGATGACCGTGTCCGCCTCGACCATGAAGTTGGCGTGCGAGATGACACAGCCCTTGGGACGGCCCGTCGTGCCGGAGGTGTAGATGATCGTCGCGATCGACTCGGGGGTCACCGCGCGCCGGTGCCGGTGCACCACCTCGTCGTCGAGGTGCGCCCCCGACTCGTACAGCTCCTGCACCGCGCCCACGTCCAACTGCCAGAGCCTGCGCAGCTGCGGGAGCCGGTCGATGACCGTGGCGATGGTCATCGCGTGGTCCTCGTGCTCGACCATGGCCGCCGTGCACTGGGAGTCGTACAGCATCCAGAAGACCTGCTCGGCGGAGGAGGTCGGATAGACGGGGACGACCTGGGCGCCGACGGTCCACAGCGCGTAGTCGAAGAGGGTCCACTCGTAGCGCGTACGGCACATGATGGCGACCCGGTCGCCGAACCGGATGCCCTGCGCCAGCAGACCCTTCGCCAGCGCGAGGACCTCGTCGCGGAACTCGGCCGAGGTCACGTCGCGCCACTCGCCCCGCTCGTCCTTGCGGCCGAGCGCGATGTACGTCGGGTCCTCCTGGGCGTACTCGAAGACGACGTCGGCCAGACCGCCCACCGGCGGCGCCGACGCCAACGGGGGGTTGGTGAACTCGCGCAAACCCGCTCCTCGTGGCGCTCCGCACAGCGCGTGAAAGCTACCTCACCGGGAGAACGGGCGGGAGGGTTGTGGAGGGGGCGCATTGGGAGGCGCGGCCGGGGGCGGTGCCGGAAAACACCCGCAGATGGGGAGGTCTCCGGCACAATTCCTGACGCGTCAGTAAGTTTCGGGACCGTAATCTCCACCGAACCCGCACGCTCCGGTCACGGTGCGCGTCCCCCTGAACACGGTCTGGCCTGGGGAAACGCGAGCATCGCTCAGGTCCGCGCGCGGCCGTGGAGCCGGTCGCCGCCGGAGAGGATGGCCGCCGCGAGGGCGTCCGCCGCGCTCGTCGCCGCTCCGGGGCGCCTGCCGTGGACGAGGACGAAGTCGACCTCGCCGAGTTCCGGCAGGCCGGCCCGCTCCGGGACGCGGACCAGACCGGGCGGCACCAGACGACGGGAGTGCGCCATCACGCCGAGGCCCGCGCGGGCGGCGGCGACGAGGCCGTTGAGGCTGCCGCTGGTGCAGGCGATCCGCCAGGCCCGGCCCTCGCGCTCCAGCGCCTCCAGGGCCAGGGCGCGGGTGATGCCCGGCGGCGGGTAGACGATCAGCGGGACGGGACGGTCGGCGTCCAGGCGGAGCCGCTCCGCGCCGATCCACACGAGGCGGTCCGTCCAGACGGGTTCGCCGCGGGGGTCCTCCGGGCGGCGCTTGGCCAGCACCAGATCGAGCTTGCCGGCCGCGAGCCGCTCGTGCAGCGTGCCCGACAGCTCGACGGTCAGCTCCAGGTCCACCTCGGGATGGTCGTGCCGGAAGGCCTCCAGGATCTCCGGGAGCCGGGTCAGCACGAAGTCCTCCGAGGCGCCGAACCGCAGCCGTCCGCGCAGCCGGGTCCCGGTGAAGAACGCCGTCGCCTGCTCGTGCACCTCCAGGAGCCGCCGGGCGAAGCCGAGCATCGCCTCCCCGTCCTCCGTCAGCTCCACGGAGTGCGTGTCCCGGGTGAACAACTGCCGCCCGGCCGCGTCCTCCAGTCGGCGCACGTGCTGGCTGACCGTGGACTGGCGCAGCCCCAGTCGCCGCGCGGCCTGGGTGAAGCTCAGGGTCTGGGCCACGGCGAGGAAGGTGCGCAGCTGGGAGGGGTCGTACACGATCGCCACCCTACTCGCTCATCGTGGAACGCGATGACAGTCAGAGCGGTATGAAGGATTCCCGATCAAGGGCCGGGAGAGGACGATGGAGAGGGGCCTTCCGGCCCCGACGCACCCTCATCGAAAGTACGTGGAGCACCGTGAAACGCCTGACGTGGCCGAGCTGGATGCCGATCGACCCGTACATCCTGCTGTTGCTGGGGACGGTGGGCGTCGCGGCGCTCCTCCCGGCGCGGGGTGGGGCCGCCGAGGTCGCGTCCGGGGCGTCCACGGTCGCGATCGCCTTCCTCTTCTTCCTCTACGGCGCCCGGCTCTCCACCCGCGAGGCCCTCGACGGCCTCAAGCACTGGCGGCTCCACGTCACCGTCCTGGCCTGCACGTTCGTCGTCTTCCCGCTGCTGGGCCTCGCGGCCCGCGGCCTCGAACCGGTGTTCCTGAGCCACTCCCTCTACACCGGACTGCTCTTCCTCACCCTCGTCCCGTCGACCATCCAGTCCTCCATCGCCTTCACCTCGATGGCCCGGGGCAACGTCCCCGCCGCGATCTGCGCGGGCTCCTTCTCCTCCCTCGCCGGCATCGTGATCACCCCGCTCCTCGCCGCGAGCCTGCTGGGCGGCAGCGCGGGCGGCTTCTCCGCCGACTCGCTGCTGAAGATCGTGCTCCAACTGCTGGTGCCGTTCGTCGCGGGACAGCTCGCCCGCCGCTGGATCGGCGCCTTCGTCACCCGGCACAAGCGGATCCTCGGCCTCGTCGACCGGGGCTCCATCCTCCTCGTCGTCTACGTCGCCTTCAGCGAGGGCATGGTGCGCGGCATCTGGAGCCAGGTCAGCCCGCTGCGGCTCGCCGGACTCCTCGTCGTCGAGGCGGTCCTGCTGGCGGTGATGCTGCTGCTCACCTGGTACGGCGCCAAGGCCCTGCGCTTCGGCCGTGCGGACCGGATCGCCATCCAGTTCGCCGGCTCCAAGAAGTCCCTCGCCTCCGGACTGCCCATGGCGAGCGTCCTGTTCGGCCCGGAGGCGTCCCTCGCCGTCCTGCCGCTGATGCTCTTCCACCAGATGCAGCTCATGGTCTGCGCGGTCATCGCCAAGCGCCGCTCCCACGACCCGGTGGAGGAACCGGCGGTCACGGAGCAGCGAGACGAAGCGATACGAACCGCGGTCGGTACAGGGACACGTTCCGCGTGATGTTCAGCTGCGCCGCCGCCGCGTCCGCGTCCAGCCAGTTGACGTCGTAGCTGAGCACCAGCCGCCCGTCGCCGACCGCGCGGTGCGCCTGCGGGTTGTACGCCGCGACACCGCTGTTCGGCAGCGGCGGGCTGAACCCCTTGGTGGGCCCGTGCCAGGGCCCGGTGGGGGAGCACGCCCAGTACGCGGTCACGGTCGTCAGCCCCGCCGTCCCGGCCGCCATGGTGAGCAGCACATAGGTCCGCCCGTCCCGGACGACGGTGAAGGCGCTGCCCACCCCCTTGTCGTCCCCGTTCCCGAGCACCGCCCCCGGCCGCCCCCGCACCGCCCACCGCGAGCCGTCCCAGTACTCCCAGGCCCCCGGCTCCCCGAGCCGGCCGCGCGGCACCCGCGCCACATAGGCGTGGGAGGTCGGCCGGGAGGCGGCCTGGGCGTCGGTGCCGCCGAAGACGTACGTCCAGTCGCCCGCGTCCACGGCCGTCGTCCCGAAGAGCACCCGCCGCGCCGGATCGGCGACCGACGCCTGGTCCAGCACCGTCGTGATCCCCTCCAGCCGCAGATCCGGCAGCGACAGCGTGGCCACCTCGGTCGCGGTCGGCACCCCGTAGATCCACGGCGACCGGCCCGCCGTACGGGTCCACAGCAGCACCCGTACGACCTTCTCGGCCGAGCCGGGGGAGCGGGGCTCGACCCGGGCGGCCACCGGCCAGCGCCACCGCTGCGGGCCCGGGTCCGGGAAGACGGGCGCCGGGAGCGTCGCTTCGAGGCGGCCCGAAGGGGACATCACCACGGCCGAGTTGCGCACCAGGGGGGTCGAGACGTCCCGCCAGGTGACCGATTCGCCGGCCGGGTTGGGCGGCGGGAACACCTGACCGAGATAGGTGTCCGAGAACAGCCACAGCACCCGGCCGTCCGGGAGCCGCACCGAGTGCGTGCCGTCGCCGCCCGTCCAGTCGTCGGTCCGGGTCGCGTCGTCGCCGTACCGGGCGAACTCGCCGGTCAGCGCGGCGTCCGGGTCCCAGTCCCGGATGGTACGCGCCGTGCACGCGACGCCGCCCTCCCGGTCGTCGTCCGGGAGGGCGGTGAGCAGCACGGCGGCGAGGGCCAGGACCAGGGCCAGGATCAGGACCGGTCCGGCCCCCGTCCGCTGTCGCACGCGCGCGTCGTCGGGCACGGGAGGGACGTTAGTTGCCCGCGTCCACCCGGTCCATGGGCAGTCGCAGGATCTCGCCCCGCGCCGCGGCGTCCTGCGGGGCGGGCCCGGCCGCTTCCGCGTCGCTCAACGCCCGGTCGTACACCCGTACGTCGTCGATCGCGCCCGTGAAGTGGGCCCGGCTGTCGACCCGTTGCCCGATGTGCACCCCGAACGGCGAGTTCCGGCTGACCGATCCGGGGACGTCGGCGGTGCTGAACGCGGTGCCGTCGACGAAGAGGGTGAGCTGCCCCCCACCTCGCCGCAGCACGAGCCGGTGCCACTCCCCGTCGTTGTACGCGTGGGTGGACCGCACGGAGGCGGTCCGGGGCGGCGCGGCCCCGTCCCGCACGGTGATCAGCCCCGTCAGCCGCCCGGACGCCGGCTCCCCGCGCAGCCACACCTGGGGCTGCGTGGTCCCGACCCCGCCCATCCACAGCAGCGGCTGCTCCCCGGCGGTCGCCGAGTAGCGGAACCAGAGCGAGGCGGTGAAGTCCCGGTCCCCGAGCGGGAGTCGGGACCGGTACGGCAGTCGTACGGCGTCGTCGGCGCCGTCGAACTCGAGCGCGCCGCCGGCCACGCCGTCCGTGGGCCGCGCGCCACCGAGCACGGCCGCCGGCCGGCCACCGGGCGCCCTGTCGGGCGTCGTCGGGTCCGGGCCGCGACGCGGCTTCAGCCAGCCCTCGGTGAACCGGGCGAAGCGGATCTCGTCCCGGGCGTCGACCGCGCCGCCCTCGTACAGCAGCCCTACCACGTCGTCGCCGGCCCGGCCGCCGTCGATCCGGACCAGGTCCGAGTAGCCGGACCAGTCCGTGGTGACGACCGTGCCCCGGTCCACGCTCTCCCAGGTGCGTCCGCCGTCGTACGAGGAGCGGATCGCCATCGTGCGGCGGCGGTCGGGATCGGCGGGTCCGGCCAGCAGCATGCGGTCGCCGAGGCGCAGCAGGGAACCCTGCACCTGGGGCGTGTAGAGGTCCGGGAGCGCCCGGAAGGGCGCGGCGAAGGTGGTGCCGCCGTCCCGGCTGACCGTCTGGCTGCGGTGGCCCAGGTCCATGCCGTCCTGCTCGCGGCCGCTGACCAGCAGCGAACCGTCCGCGCGCTCGGCGAGCGTCACCTCCGACGGCTTCTGGCGGAAGGTGCCGTCGGCCGCGATCGGCCAGGTGTCCGTGGCGCCGATCCGCCAGTTCTCCCCGCCGTCGTCGCTGGTCACGAGCGCCGCGTGGTTGGCGGTGACCCGGCCGTCGGCCCAGCTCTCGGCGTTGACGCCGAACACGAGCCGGCCCGCGTGGCGGCCCCGGGTGAGCTGGACGCCGTGCACGGGGCCGGTGGCGTACCAGGAGTTCCAGCCGGCCGGGCGGATCTGGTCGCTCAGGGCGCGCGGCTCGGACCAGGTCAGCCCGTCGTCGTCGCTGTACTGCAGATGCGGTGCGCGGTCGCAGGGGACGTCGCAGCCGGCGCTGTCCAGGCGGCCCGTGTTGTACGTCTCCGCCAGCAGGATCCGGCCGGTCCTGTGGTCGACGACGGGGGCGGGGTTGCCGTGGGTGTCGCCCCGGCCCTCGTTGACCACGCGCAGCGGGCCCCAGGTGCGGCCGCCGTCCGTGGAGCGCTTGACGACGAGGTCGATGTCCGCCGCGTCACCGCAGTTCAGGACGCGGCCCTCGGCGAAGGCGAGCAGCGTGCCGGTGGTGCTCCGCACGATCGCCGGGATGCGGAAGCAGGCGTAGCCGGGGTCCTGGGAGGCCTTGAAGAGGACCTGCTGCTCGAACTCGGCGGCGGCGGCGACCTGCTGGGGCTCGGCCCCTGCGGGGTGGGCGAGGGTGAGGAGGGCGGTGGTGGTGAGGAGTGCGGTGAGGGATGAGCTGAGGGGAGATCTGCGGGGGGATCTGTGGCGTGCGCGAAGAATCGACGGCACGGTGGCCAGCCCTTCATCCGTCTGGGGGTGGTGGGACGTCGGACGTCCCATGTCCGACGTGCGGGCACAGACGGTACGCGGGGGTTCCGGGCCCCACAAGAACCGTGCGTCGGTCGTGACGGGGCGTGTCGTACGACTAGCTGACGATCGGTCAGGGGGGCGCCTGATGGGTCGGGGGTGCGTGTGTCGTTGGCGGGTGCGGGTCCGTGGGGCTTCTCGCGCAGTTCCCCGCGCCCCTAAAAGACCAGGCCCTGCGGGCCTCAAAGGCGACGGGGCTGCGGGGCTGGAAAGCGACGGGGCTGCGGGGCTGGAAGACGACGGGGCTGCGGGCCTGAAAAGCACGGGGCGCAGCCCCTGCTTTTCAGGGGCGCGGGGAACTGCGCGAGAAGCCCCACCCACCCGCACCCGGCGACGAAACCGGTGGGCCCATGGCGCGAACCCGGCGGTAAAAGGCGGAGCCCCGAGGGCGCAGGGGGCGCTCCCCGCCGCAAGGGGCCCCGCCGCCGTGTCGCGGAGGCACCGCTCAGCCGCCCTGGTCGACCCCGGCCGCGGCCCGCAGAGCGATGCGGTGCTCGCCCGCGTACACGTTCATGGAGGCCCCCCTCAGGAACCCCACCAGCGTCAACCCGGTCTCCGCCGCCAG
This genomic stretch from Streptomyces deccanensis harbors:
- a CDS encoding sialidase family protein codes for the protein MPSILRARHRSPRRSPLSSSLTALLTTTALLTLAHPAGAEPQQVAAAAEFEQQVLFKASQDPGYACFRIPAIVRSTTGTLLAFAEGRVLNCGDAADIDLVVKRSTDGGRTWGPLRVVNEGRGDTHGNPAPVVDHRTGRILLAETYNTGRLDSAGCDVPCDRAPHLQYSDDDGLTWSEPRALSDQIRPAGWNSWYATGPVHGVQLTRGRHAGRLVFGVNAESWADGRVTANHAALVTSDDGGENWRIGATDTWPIAADGTFRQKPSEVTLAERADGSLLVSGREQDGMDLGHRSQTVSRDGGTTFAAPFRALPDLYTPQVQGSLLRLGDRMLLAGPADPDRRRTMAIRSSYDGGRTWESVDRGTVVTTDWSGYSDLVRIDGGRAGDDVVGLLYEGGAVDARDEIRFARFTEGWLKPRRGPDPTTPDRAPGGRPAAVLGGARPTDGVAGGALEFDGADDAVRLPYRSRLPLGDRDFTASLWFRYSATAGEQPLLWMGGVGTTQPQVWLRGEPASGRLTGLITVRDGAAPPRTASVRSTHAYNDGEWHRLVLRRGGGQLTLFVDGTAFSTADVPGSVSRNSPFGVHIGQRVDSRAHFTGAIDDVRVYDRALSDAEAAGPAPQDAAARGEILRLPMDRVDAGN
- a CDS encoding LysR substrate-binding domain-containing protein, yielding MYDPSQLRTFLAVAQTLSFTQAARRLGLRQSTVSQHVRRLEDAAGRQLFTRDTHSVELTEDGEAMLGFARRLLEVHEQATAFFTGTRLRGRLRFGASEDFVLTRLPEILEAFRHDHPEVDLELTVELSGTLHERLAAGKLDLVLAKRRPEDPRGEPVWTDRLVWIGAERLRLDADRPVPLIVYPPPGITRALALEALEREGRAWRIACTSGSLNGLVAAARAGLGVMAHSRRLVPPGLVRVPERAGLPELGEVDFVLVHGRRPGAATSAADALAAAILSGGDRLHGRART
- a CDS encoding AMP-dependent synthetase/ligase; protein product: MREFTNPPLASAPPVGGLADVVFEYAQEDPTYIALGRKDERGEWRDVTSAEFRDEVLALAKGLLAQGIRFGDRVAIMCRTRYEWTLFDYALWTVGAQVVPVYPTSSAEQVFWMLYDSQCTAAMVEHEDHAMTIATVIDRLPQLRRLWQLDVGAVQELYESGAHLDDEVVHRHRRAVTPESIATIIYTSGTTGRPKGCVISHANFMVEADTVIERWAPLFKSRKGDEAATLLFLPLAHVFGRMVQVAGIRGKVKFGHQPQLNAAVLLPDLAAFRPTFFLAVPYIFEKVFNASRRKAEREGRAGPFEKAVEVAVKYADAMEAKAWGIGPGPSAGLRMQHQFFDKVVYGKIREAMGGRIKYAMSGGSAMDRRLGLFFAGAGVHIFEGYGLTECTAAATANPPERTRYGTVGQAIPGMTVHIADDGEIWLRGPNVFQGYLNNQKATDETLHDGWLATGDLGSLDEDGYLTITGRKKEILVTSGGKSVSPAILEERVRDHPLVAQCIVVGNDRPYIAALVTLDGEAVEHWLQMHNKVKLSAAELVRDPELETEVRRAVVAANTLVSQAESIRTFRILAHQFTEEHGLLTPSLKLKRKAIEKAYATEVEALYRA
- a CDS encoding Tat pathway signal sequence domain protein gives rise to the protein MTPTRRNVLGAALGGAAAAAVGLSAPAAHAATWQLKWSPSASADGLRAFETLEDDRADSHTSAAPHIYATGDTWRFDMHTVDRDTSTDRQRHEVTGLRTGSGFLRWTEGQTWRVTYQMYIPTSLKATTSFTHIMQMKQPGAGTSPLVVQSLRRVNGAQTIELKLPIDDILVGRTDLAPLHNSWVDVDFQVKVGNGSAGSVRWILKKGSTTLIDVSRTGVDTFLADRLRPKWGIYRSLGDTSGSLQNCHLLLRNMRGYQLV
- a CDS encoding SDR family oxidoreductase, encoding MTDAPVALITGGSSGIGAAVARQLLDLGHRVAVTGRSTDRLRAFAAELGSPEGLLTLPGHAAEYTDVRAAVDATLKEFGRIDTVLANAGFGTHDTVAEGDPAGWPEMVLTNVLGPALLIRASIDALKETRGRIMLVGSVAGFIHGPGNIYGATKWAVTGLAENTRRQVTEWGVGVTLIAPGRVETPFWDSYGSLPPGHLLTADQIADSVVWAIRQPAGVDINTVVVRPIGQPV
- a CDS encoding bile acid:sodium symporter family protein, whose product is MKRLTWPSWMPIDPYILLLLGTVGVAALLPARGGAAEVASGASTVAIAFLFFLYGARLSTREALDGLKHWRLHVTVLACTFVVFPLLGLAARGLEPVFLSHSLYTGLLFLTLVPSTIQSSIAFTSMARGNVPAAICAGSFSSLAGIVITPLLAASLLGGSAGGFSADSLLKIVLQLLVPFVAGQLARRWIGAFVTRHKRILGLVDRGSILLVVYVAFSEGMVRGIWSQVSPLRLAGLLVVEAVLLAVMLLLTWYGAKALRFGRADRIAIQFAGSKKSLASGLPMASVLFGPEASLAVLPLMLFHQMQLMVCAVIAKRRSHDPVEEPAVTEQRDEAIRTAVGTGTRSA
- a CDS encoding aldo/keto reductase, with the protein product MSSKVPPIILNNGVEMPQLGFGVWQVPDDEAEQAVTTALEAGYRSIDTAAIYGNEEGTGKALAKAGVARKDLFVTTKLWNSDQGYDSTLRAFDESLDKLGLEYVDLYLIHWPLPARGTFVDTFKAFEKLYADGRAKAIGVSNFLPEHLETLIEATNVIPAVNQIELHPHLQQLAARAYHAEQGIATEAWSPLGQGKGLLEVPAIIAIAQKHGRTPAQVVLRWHLQLGNVVIPKSVTPSRIKENIEVFDFSLDTEDIAAISALNEDRRIGPDPATFNQA
- a CDS encoding class I SAM-dependent methyltransferase, yielding MGQHHHGQDPHRHGQQCERGHDHGGHHHTDLDWAELAEYLVGQAELFAPLNRQAAAWLATRQPEPGLVVDVGSGPGVVSCLLAEEFPGARVVALDGSGPLLERARARAEELGLTDRFDTLEAELPDGLGDLDYPADLMWASRSLHHLGDQRAALAAFAERLAPGGTLAIVEGGLPSRFLPRDLGIGRPGLQSRIDAAEDRWFTERMRTSVPGSVAETEDWPGLLTAVGLRDATSRTFLLDLPAPVSDAARAYAVSQFQRARGTLADFLDAADLATVDRLLDPDDKASVHHRTDLFVLAAHTVHVARR